The following are encoded together in the Lathyrus oleraceus cultivar Zhongwan6 chromosome 3, CAAS_Psat_ZW6_1.0, whole genome shotgun sequence genome:
- the LOC127126397 gene encoding triacylglycerol lipase SDP1 translates to MDHISNEARVDRFPIGPSDILGKTIAFRVLFCKSMSHLMYQIFHLLLGFLYRFKGLLKLKPFLSWFHPRNPQGILAIITIVAILLKRYTNVKVRAEMAYRRKFWRNMMRSALTYDEWAHGAKMLDKLTPKMNESDLYDVELVRNKLQELRHRRHEGSLRDIMFCMRADLVRNLGNMCNPELHKGRLQVPRLIKEYLDEVTTQLRMVCESDSEELSLEEKVTFMHETRHAFGRTALLLSGGASLGAFHVGVVNTLVKHKLLPRIVAGSSVGSIMCAIAATRSWPELQSFFEDSLHSLQFFDQMGGIFAVVKRVATRGAVHEIRQLQMLLRHLTNNLTFQEAYDMTGRVLGITVCSPRKHEPPRCLNYLTSPHVVIWSAVTASCAFPGLFEAQELMAKNRSGDIVPYHPPFNLGPEEGSTPSRRWRDGSLEIDLPMMQLKELFNVNHFIVSQANPHIAPLLRLKEVVRTYGGNFAAKLAHLVVMEVKHRCNQVLELGFPLGGLAKLFAQEWEGDVTIVMPATLAQYSKIIQNPSYGELQKAANQGRRCSWEKLSAIKANCEIELALDESVAILNHMRKLKRIAERTSASASHGLSSTVRFSGSRRIPSWNCMARENSTGSLEDLTDVTSSLHQGIGSDSENVDLTSWTRSGGPLMRTASANMFVDFLQNLEGVDTDVNRGPAGHSNPRDFQYHNFRLTGPDRNSESEQKEIDSRVVNGSSLLITEGDILQTEKIHNGIVLNVVKKETLAPSNRCHDLGNYNNEVVECDQIDCSGKEMDTGSSDSDYENDKSTPALSMDQSIVDS, encoded by the exons ATGGATCATATTAGTAATGAAGCTAGGGTTGACCGTTTTCCAATTGGTCCTTCAGACATTCTTGGCAAAACAATTGCTTTCAGGGTTCTATTCTGCAAATCCATGTCCCATTTAATGTATCAAATATTTCATCTTTTGTTAGGATTTTTGTATAGGTTTAAAGGGTTGTTGAAATTGAAACCCTTTTTATCATGGTTTCATCCAAGAAACCCACAAGGGATATTAGCAATTATCACAATAGTTGCTATCTTGTTGAAACGTTACACAAATGTTAAGGTTAGAGCTGAAATGGCCTATAGGAGGAAGTTTTGGAGAAATATGATGAGAAGTGCTTTGACTTATGATGAATGGGCTCATGGAGCTAAGATGCTTGATAAATTGACACCAAAGATGAATGAGTCAGATCTTTATGATGTTGAGTTGGTTAGGAATAAGCTTCAAGAGCTTCGTCATAGGCGGCACGAGGGGTCGCTTAGAGATATTATGTTTTGTATGCGGGCGGATCTTGTTAGGAATTTGGGTAATATGTGTAACCCGGAATTGCATAAGGGTAGGCTTCAAGTTCCTAGGTTGATTAAGGAGTATCTTGACGAGGTAACGACACAGTTGAGAATGGTTTGTGAGTCGGATTCGGAGGAGTTGTCGTTGGAAGAAAAGGTTACTTTTATGCATGAAACTAGACATGCTTTTGGGAGAACGGCTTTGTTGCTAAGTGGTGGTGCTTCTCTTGGAGCTTTTCATGTTGGGGTAGTTAACACATTGGTGAAACATAAGCTCTTGCCTAGGATAGTCGCTGGTTCGAGCGTTGGATCTATTATGTGTGCTATTGCTGCAACTAGATCGTGGCCGGAGCTTCAGAGTTTTTTCGAGGATTCGTTGCATTCGTTGCAGTTTTTCGATCAAATGGGTGGGATTTTTGCGGTTGTCAAGAGGGTCGCAACGCGGGGGGCTGTTCATGAGATCAGGCAGTTGCAAATGCTGTTGAGGCATTTAACAAACAACCTTACATTTCAAGAAGCTTATGATATGACAGGTAGAGTTCTTGGAATTACGGTTTGCTCCCCGAGGAAACATGAACCTCCTAGATGTCTTAACTACTTGACGTCGCCTCACGTCGTTATATGGAGTGCGGTAACTGCTTCTTGCGCCTTCCCCGGCCTTTTTGAAGCTCAAGAATTGATGGCAAAGAATAGAAGTGGAGATATTGTTCCTTATCATCCTCCTTTTAATCTAGGCCCCGAAGAAGGCTCCACACCATCACGCCGGTGGAGGGATGGTAGCTTAGAGATTGATTTACCTATGATGCAGTTGAAAGAGCTATTCAATGTCAATCATTTCATAGTCAGTCAAGCCAACCCTCACATTGCACCATTGTTGAGAttgaaagaggttgtaagaacTTACGGAGGCAATTTTGCTGCGAAG CTTGCCCATCTTGTGGTGATGGAGGTGAAACATAGGTGTAATCAAGTACTGGAACTTGGCTTTCCCTTAGGTGGACTTGCCAAACTATTTGCTCAAGAATGGGAAGGTGATGTCACTATTGTTATGCCTGCTACCCTTGCTCAG TACTCAAAAATTATACAGAACCCTTCTTATGGAGAGCTTCAAAAAGCAGCCAACCAAGGGAGAAGATGTAGCTGGGAGAAGCTTTCAGCCATAAAAGCAAATTGTGAAATTGAGCTTGCTCTTGATGAATCTGTGGCAATTCTCAATCATATGAGAAAACTAAAAAGAATTGCCGAGAGAACTTCTGCTTCCGCGTCTCATGGTTTGTCAAGTACTGTCAGATTCAGTGGTTCAAGAAGAATTCCTTCATGGAATTGCATGGCACGGGAGAATTCAACAGGCTCTCTTGAAGACCTTACAGATGTTACTTCCTCGTTGCATCAAGGCATTGGCAGTGACTCTGAAAATGTTGATTTGACTTCTTGGACCAGATCTGGTGGCCCTTTGATGAGAACCGCTTCGGCAAATATGTTCGTCGACTTCCTCCAAAACTTAGAGGGTGTTGATACTGACGTAAATAGAGGCCCCGCGGGTCATTCTAATCCTCGTGATTTTCAGTATCATAATTTCAGACTCACGGGACCAGATAGGAACTCAGAATCTGAGCAGAAGGAAATTGACAGCAGGGTTGTTAACGGATCTAGCTTACTGATAACGGAAGGTGATATTTTGCAGACCGAAAAGATTCATAATGGGATTGTGTTAAATGTTGTCAAGAAAGAAACGTTAGCACCTTCAAATAGGTGTCATGATCTTGGAAATTACAACAATGAAGTTGTGGAATGTGACCAAATTGACTGTTCAGGGAAGGAAATGGATACTGGTAGCTCTGATTCTGACTATGAAAATGATAAATCCACACCAGCTTTGAGCATGGATCAAAGCATTGTAGATAGTTAG
- the LOC127130492 gene encoding uncharacterized protein LOC127130492, producing MRQIRWLKFLKYYDFVLSYHSGKANVLVDMLSRKSLHMSMMMVRELGLIEQFRDMSLVCEETHNNVKLGMLKLTTGILEDIRKDQKVNLGLIDLLVIINQGKRGDFIINENGVMRFRGGIDGQMENHPTHGGSAEGLYARTSKYNGYLLVVY from the exons ATGAGACAGATAAGATGGCTCAAATTTCTGAAGTATTATGATTTTGTTTTGAGTTATCATTCGGGTAAAGCCAATGTGTTAGTTGATATGTTGAGTAGGAAGTCCTTGCATATGTCGATGATGATGGTTCGAGAATTGGGATTGATTGAGCAGTTCCGAGACATGAGTTTGGTATGTGAAGAGACTCATAACAATGTGAAGTTAGGCATGTTGAAGCTGACTACTGGCATCCTTGAAGATATCAGAAAAGATCAGAAAGTTAATTTGGGATTGATTGACCTACTTGTAATAATCAACCAAGGTAAAAGAGGTGACTTCATAATCAACGAGAATGGTGTGATGAGGTTTAGAGGAGGG ATAGATGGTCAGATGGAGAATCATCCAACCCATGGAGGATCTGCTGAGGGCTTGTATGCTAGAACAAGTAAGTACAATGGATACCTACTTGTCGTTTATTGA